From Deferrisoma camini S3R1, the proteins below share one genomic window:
- a CDS encoding YdcF family protein, with the protein MDAMGFSLAKTLSLLLDPLTAGLGVLLVAWAVFRRRPRLSRTLVFLAGAGLGALGSGPVAERLVAPLERAYPRPAARTRAEAAVVLGGAVDLQHSTADRVELYHRAERVLEGIRLWREGRVRVIVFSGGSGDPDLPDASEAELMAVVARQMGVPDDAIWLQPRSRTTAEDAAYTVPLLRKRGIRRFFLVTTAMDMPRAVGCFRKAGADPIPFPVDYRVTPPGRGWRRWVPQVSTLALAREAIHEYVGYAVYWVTGRI; encoded by the coding sequence ATGGATGCGATGGGGTTTTCTCTGGCCAAGACGCTGTCCCTGCTGCTCGACCCGTTGACCGCGGGGTTGGGGGTGCTGCTCGTGGCCTGGGCGGTGTTCCGCCGCCGGCCGCGGCTGAGCCGGACCCTGGTGTTCCTGGCGGGAGCCGGGCTCGGGGCGCTGGGATCCGGCCCGGTCGCGGAGAGGCTCGTGGCGCCCCTGGAGCGGGCCTACCCGCGCCCCGCCGCTCGGACCCGGGCGGAGGCCGCCGTGGTGCTGGGGGGCGCCGTCGATCTGCAGCACTCCACCGCCGACCGGGTGGAACTGTACCATCGGGCCGAGCGCGTGCTCGAAGGGATCCGGCTGTGGCGCGAGGGTCGGGTGCGGGTGATCGTGTTCTCGGGCGGAAGCGGGGACCCCGACCTGCCGGACGCCAGCGAGGCCGAGCTCATGGCCGTCGTGGCCCGACAGATGGGAGTGCCGGACGACGCGATCTGGCTCCAACCGCGCAGCCGCACCACGGCGGAGGACGCGGCCTACACCGTGCCGTTGCTCCGGAAGAGGGGGATCCGCCGGTTCTTTCTGGTGACCACGGCCATGGACATGCCCCGCGCGGTGGGGTGTTTCCGCAAGGCGGGGGCGGATCCGATCCCGTTTCCGGTGGACTACCGGGTGACCCCGCCGGGCCGGGGATGGCGGCGGTGGGTGCCGCAGGTGTCGACGCTGGCGTTGGCCCGGGAGGCCATCCACGAGTACGTGGGATACGCGGTGTACTGGGTCACGGGCAGGATCTGA
- a CDS encoding PilZ domain-containing protein — protein sequence MLRRAALVVLVVGIGVAAWYKATQLQDPAPTATRYFAALFFLGVAGIALLLAGMARERTRKRRGFDLERHLAGNRRETFRIPYPEGERPRLGLLTGEQAAAEPRWFEVLDASEEGLRFRSDGGFTPGQAVEARVEFPTGRWARVKGEVVRVDGDQVGLRLTRPIPAGIIVEETRRLRDHLRPAARPPTERPAGS from the coding sequence GTGCTCAGACGCGCCGCCCTGGTCGTGCTGGTCGTGGGAATCGGAGTGGCTGCCTGGTACAAGGCGACCCAGCTGCAGGACCCGGCGCCCACCGCCACCCGGTACTTTGCCGCTTTGTTCTTCCTGGGTGTCGCGGGAATCGCCCTGCTGCTGGCGGGGATGGCCCGGGAACGCACCCGAAAGCGCCGGGGGTTCGACCTGGAGCGCCACCTGGCCGGGAACCGCCGTGAGACGTTCCGGATCCCTTACCCCGAAGGGGAGCGGCCCCGCCTCGGCCTGCTTACGGGGGAGCAGGCGGCGGCAGAGCCCCGGTGGTTCGAGGTGCTGGACGCCTCGGAGGAGGGCCTGCGGTTCCGCTCGGACGGGGGGTTCACCCCCGGCCAGGCCGTGGAGGCGCGGGTGGAGTTCCCCACCGGCCGGTGGGCCCGGGTGAAAGGGGAGGTGGTGCGGGTGGACGGCGACCAGGTGGGCCTGCGGCTCACCCGGCCGATCCCGGCGGGAATCATCGTGGAGGAGACCCGCCGGCTCCGCGATCACCTCCGGCCGGCCGCCCGGCCGCCGACCGAGCGTCCAGCCGGGTCCTGA
- the ilvA gene encoding threonine ammonia-lyase, with the protein MPDRNRIHEAMDVVGRRFPPTPLIRSEQLSRQTGAEVFLKLENLQRTGSFKVRGAVYKLWRIRNEVGPRGVVAASAGNHAQGVALAASDLGIPATVIMPEGSSISKQVATRDYGARVLLHGKTVAEALDRARELEQEGYTFLHPFDDDDVIAGQATVGLELTEQLERFDEVWVPVGGGGLAAGVALALAKRRPTARVVGIQTRACPSALEALRQGHPVEVETERTLADGIRVPRIGERPFRVLRQVMEEVLLVEESRIAMAVVALLERKKLLAEGAGAVPVAALLEAPADRVRNRRIVLVVSGGNLDLNVLDRILEQGLMRTGRILRFRVILDDAPGALHGLLSIVSKEEGNILHIFHDRLSVDLPLGRTRVEVEVETRGFDHIGRLTAALLQGGYRIEASPVSAL; encoded by the coding sequence ATGCCTGACCGGAACCGAATCCACGAAGCCATGGACGTGGTGGGGCGGCGGTTCCCGCCCACGCCCCTCATCCGCTCCGAACAGCTCAGCCGCCAGACCGGGGCCGAGGTGTTCCTCAAGCTCGAGAACCTTCAGCGCACCGGCTCGTTCAAGGTGCGGGGGGCGGTCTACAAGCTCTGGCGGATCCGGAACGAGGTGGGGCCCCGGGGCGTGGTGGCGGCATCGGCCGGGAACCACGCGCAAGGGGTGGCTCTGGCCGCCTCCGACCTGGGAATCCCCGCCACCGTGATCATGCCGGAGGGATCGTCCATCTCCAAGCAGGTGGCCACCCGCGACTACGGGGCCCGGGTCCTCCTCCACGGGAAGACCGTGGCCGAGGCGCTGGACCGGGCGCGGGAGCTGGAGCAGGAGGGCTACACATTCCTCCACCCCTTCGACGACGACGACGTGATTGCGGGTCAGGCCACCGTGGGTCTGGAACTCACAGAGCAGCTCGAGCGGTTCGACGAGGTGTGGGTGCCGGTGGGCGGGGGCGGGCTCGCGGCCGGGGTGGCCCTGGCCCTGGCGAAGCGCCGGCCGACCGCGCGGGTGGTGGGAATCCAGACCCGGGCCTGCCCCTCTGCCCTCGAGGCCCTGCGCCAAGGGCACCCCGTGGAGGTGGAAACCGAGCGCACCCTGGCGGACGGGATCCGCGTCCCCCGCATCGGAGAGCGGCCCTTCCGGGTGCTGCGCCAGGTCATGGAGGAGGTGCTCCTGGTGGAGGAGAGCCGCATCGCCATGGCGGTGGTGGCCCTTCTCGAGCGTAAGAAACTCCTCGCCGAGGGGGCCGGGGCCGTGCCGGTGGCCGCCCTGCTCGAGGCCCCGGCCGACCGGGTACGGAACCGGAGGATCGTGCTGGTGGTGAGCGGGGGGAACCTGGACCTCAACGTGCTCGATCGCATCCTGGAGCAGGGCCTCATGCGCACGGGCCGGATCCTCCGGTTCCGGGTAATCCTCGACGACGCGCCGGGCGCGCTCCACGGTCTGCTCTCCATCGTGTCGAAGGAGGAGGGCAACATCCTCCACATTTTCCACGACCGCCTCAGCGTGGACCTCCCCCTGGGCCGCACCCGGGTCGAGGTGGAGGTGGAGACCCGGGGCTTCGACCACATCGGCCGGCTGACCGCTGCCCTGCTGCAGGGCGGGTACCGGATCGAGGCGAGCCCGGTCTCGGCTCTTTGA
- a CDS encoding ribbon-helix-helix protein, CopG family has translation MVRTQIQLTETQNRRLRELARREGISLAEAIRRCVQRALAEKTEDRAALYARAAELVGSLERPEGPQDLAENHDRYLEEAFE, from the coding sequence ATGGTCCGGACACAGATCCAACTCACGGAAACCCAGAACCGACGGTTGAGGGAACTGGCCCGACGCGAGGGAATCTCCCTGGCAGAGGCCATCCGGCGGTGCGTCCAGCGTGCGCTCGCAGAAAAGACGGAGGACCGGGCCGCACTCTACGCCCGGGCCGCCGAGTTGGTGGGGAGCCTTGAGCGCCCCGAAGGCCCGCAGGATCTCGCGGAGAACCACGACCGGTATCTGGAGGAGGCGTTCGAGTGA
- a CDS encoding type II toxin-antitoxin system VapC family toxin has product MTPVFIDTSAILALLNRTDRVHETAKRIFEGLAARRAVLLTTSYVLVETYALLGRRFGPKAAREFREKFVPLLDVTWVDEDLHERALDEWLRRDSRQLSLVDVVSFLVMRKKGISEAFGFDRHFDAEGFSLLS; this is encoded by the coding sequence GTGACACCGGTGTTCATCGACACGTCCGCGATCCTCGCGCTCCTCAACCGCACCGACAGGGTCCACGAAACCGCCAAGAGGATCTTCGAGGGGCTGGCGGCTCGGCGGGCGGTCCTGCTCACGACCTCGTACGTCCTGGTGGAGACCTACGCGCTTCTCGGCCGTCGTTTCGGTCCCAAAGCCGCCCGTGAGTTCCGCGAGAAGTTCGTCCCCCTCCTCGATGTCACGTGGGTGGATGAGGATCTTCACGAACGCGCCCTGGACGAGTGGCTGAGGCGCGACTCCCGCCAACTCAGCCTGGTCGACGTCGTCTCTTTCTTGGTCATGCGAAAAAAGGGAATCTCCGAGGCGTTCGGGTTCGACCGGCACTTCGACGCCGAGGGTTTTTCCCTCCTTTCCTGA
- a CDS encoding molybdopterin-dependent oxidoreductase, translated as MTTCTLDCPDRCSIVCRVEAGGIRLRGNPDHPYTRGFTCAKIRRYPGRLASPHRIREPWIRSGEGFRPASWEEALDLVCGELERVRRDDPRGILWVRGAGSMGVSKGALDYLMTALGARGTRGALCDGAGIAAVEADAGRLDMNDPLQIDRAEAIVLWGKNPKASSVHTAAQVNRARSRGVPVVAVTPDPSPVQGLADRVVRVRPGTDRFLALGCCRLLLDSGARLRPADRAANPEAFEALVRSRTAEEWLGACDVARADAEALAALYARTRRTATIVGWGVQRHPYGAENVRAIHALAFVAGTLGVEGGGVYFNIPSSRHLNRPRPSTPAAPSPPLLLPALARELPRARPPVRFAWVAGSNLLNQAPDAKALAEAFLRVETRVVVDAFWTETARHATVVLPPALWLEEEDLVGSYWANVVGAVRQVVDPPEGCRGDFEIVAEVARRLGVEFPFPDRDAWLSACLPVQGPDLEALRRRGWAVVPWPEVAWSEGFAHPDGRFRFLEAVHDEPSGPLPFRFLTLIRPAALHSQMLPEEQPRPLEVRLAPATAEGLGLAAGDPVRIAGTVGELEAVVRIDPLLHPGCVAVPRGGWVSLGLGVNEAVPVLVTDLGETAAYYGATVRLEPGGG; from the coding sequence GTGACCACCTGTACCCTGGACTGCCCCGACCGGTGTTCGATCGTGTGCCGGGTCGAGGCCGGGGGGATACGGCTCCGGGGGAACCCGGATCACCCGTACACCCGGGGATTCACCTGTGCCAAGATCCGGCGGTACCCGGGTCGGCTGGCCAGCCCCCACCGGATCCGTGAACCGTGGATCCGGTCGGGCGAGGGATTCCGGCCGGCCTCGTGGGAGGAAGCGCTGGATCTGGTGTGCGGGGAGCTGGAGCGGGTGCGCCGGGACGATCCCCGCGGCATCCTGTGGGTGCGGGGCGCCGGTTCCATGGGGGTGTCGAAGGGGGCCCTGGACTACCTGATGACGGCCCTGGGCGCCCGGGGCACCCGGGGGGCCTTGTGCGACGGCGCGGGCATCGCCGCGGTGGAGGCCGACGCCGGCCGGCTCGACATGAACGACCCCCTCCAAATCGACCGGGCTGAGGCGATCGTGCTGTGGGGCAAGAACCCCAAGGCCAGCTCGGTGCACACGGCCGCCCAGGTGAATCGGGCCCGGAGCCGCGGCGTGCCGGTGGTGGCGGTCACGCCGGACCCCTCGCCCGTGCAGGGACTGGCCGACCGGGTCGTCCGGGTCCGCCCCGGCACCGACCGGTTCCTGGCCCTGGGGTGCTGCCGGCTGCTCCTGGACTCGGGAGCCCGGCTCCGCCCCGCGGACCGGGCAGCCAACCCAGAGGCGTTCGAGGCGCTGGTGCGGTCCCGCACCGCAGAGGAATGGCTCGGGGCCTGCGACGTGGCCCGGGCCGACGCCGAGGCGTTGGCCGCCCTGTACGCCCGAACCCGCCGCACCGCCACGATCGTGGGGTGGGGGGTGCAACGCCATCCTTACGGCGCGGAGAACGTCCGGGCCATCCACGCGTTGGCGTTCGTGGCCGGCACCCTCGGGGTGGAAGGCGGGGGGGTGTACTTCAACATCCCCTCCTCCCGCCATCTGAACCGACCCAGGCCGTCCACGCCGGCCGCTCCCTCCCCTCCCCTCCTGCTTCCCGCTCTGGCCCGGGAGCTGCCCCGGGCCCGGCCGCCGGTTCGGTTCGCGTGGGTGGCGGGGTCCAACCTGCTCAACCAGGCGCCCGACGCCAAGGCCCTGGCCGAAGCGTTCCTCCGGGTCGAGACCCGGGTGGTCGTGGACGCCTTCTGGACCGAGACGGCCCGGCACGCAACCGTGGTGCTGCCGCCGGCCCTGTGGCTGGAGGAGGAGGATCTGGTGGGGTCGTACTGGGCCAACGTGGTGGGCGCCGTGCGCCAGGTGGTGGACCCTCCCGAGGGGTGCCGGGGAGACTTCGAGATCGTGGCCGAGGTGGCCCGGCGGCTCGGGGTGGAGTTCCCGTTCCCCGACCGGGACGCATGGCTCTCGGCCTGCCTGCCCGTCCAGGGCCCGGACTTGGAGGCTCTCCGGCGCCGAGGTTGGGCCGTCGTTCCCTGGCCCGAGGTGGCGTGGTCGGAGGGGTTCGCCCACCCGGACGGCCGGTTCCGTTTCCTGGAGGCGGTCCACGACGAGCCCTCCGGCCCCCTCCCCTTCCGGTTCCTGACCCTGATCCGACCCGCGGCCCTCCACTCCCAGATGCTGCCCGAGGAGCAGCCGCGCCCGCTGGAGGTGCGCCTGGCCCCGGCCACGGCCGAGGGCCTGGGCCTGGCCGCCGGTGATCCGGTGCGGATCGCCGGCACCGTGGGGGAGCTGGAGGCGGTGGTGCGGATCGACCCCCTGCTCCACCCCGGCTGCGTGGCCGTGCCCCGGGGCGGATGGGTGAGCCTGGGCCTGGGGGTCAACGAGGCCGTGCCGGTGTTGGTGACCGATCTTGGGGAGACCGCGGCCTACTACGGGGCCACCGTCCGGCTGGAACCCGGAGGGGGCTGA